Proteins encoded within one genomic window of Chrysemys picta bellii isolate R12L10 chromosome 6, ASM1138683v2, whole genome shotgun sequence:
- the LOC122174573 gene encoding zinc finger and SCAN domain-containing protein 29-like gives MECSQRIFPGDHSSTRLVIPSMEQWRGAGPHQCLGEEAVQSQLCSSHRNYDIFRQISRAMMERGQDRDAQQCRAKVKELRNAYRKALEANRRSGFYKELDTILGGDPTSTPKSTMDTSEAVAAQSARQKEESGSEGAEEEGGPEPEDSSASLDACSQELFSSQEEGSQSQRTVLGEEQTAEEVPEATLRSQPSLLSTAERLQSSGSVREEPKRTSCMKSYSSPLLKIKRYRSGGRLKGGSASRMRIAGTKARSSS, from the exons atggagtgctctcagcgcatctttccaggtgaccattcCTCCACGCGCCTggtgatccccagtatggagcaatggcgaggggctggacctcatcagtgtttgggggaggaagctgtccagtcccagctgtgctccagccataggaattacgatatcttcaggcagatatcaagggccatgatggaaaggggccaggaccgggacgcacagcagtgcagggctaaagtgaaggagctgcggaatgcctaccgcaaagcactggaggcaaaccgccgctccggtttctacaaagagctggatacaatacttgggggcgaccccacctccactccgaagagcaccatggacacttcagaggccGTGGCAGCCCAGAGTGCAAGGCAGAAGGAGGaaagtgggagtgagggtgcggaggaggaggggggcccagagccagaggaCAGCTCAGCATCCCTAGACGCATgtagccaggagctgttttcaagccaggaggaaggtagccagtcgcagcggacggtgcttggggaagaacaaacagcagaggaggtgcccg aagcaaccttgagatcccagccgtCCTTGTTATCAACGGCCGAAAGGCTGCAAAGCTCAGGAAGCGTCCGCGAAGAACCAAAGAGGACCTCCTGCATGAAGTCATACAGCAGTCCCTTACTGAAAATCAAAAGGTACAGGAGTGGTGGGAGACTGAAAGGAGGCtccgccagcagaatgcggaTCGCCGGCACCAAAGCACGGAGCAGCTCCTAA